A stretch of DNA from Lysinibacillus sp. B2A1:
AACGGTTTCAAGCTACGTTTAACTGGGGGAATGCCAGCCATTCTTGTAGTGCATGATGATCGGGCAGGCTGTATTGCCAATGTTGCTAATTGCCTAGCAATGCATGATGTCAATATCGGTCATATGGAGGTTTCACGTATTGAGAGAGGATTAATGGCTCTGATGGTAATTGAAGTCGATCAAAATATAGAGGAAAAAGTATTGCAACAAATTTCATTAATACCACATATTACAAAGGTATCAAAAATTAACAATTAGGGGGTGTCTTACTATGGACGTATTGTTTCATAATGTTCGTGAACTTGTTCAACGAGCAGAGCAAGAGGGAAAACTAATTTCTGAAATTATGATTGAGCAGGAAATGTTAATAACGGGACGCTCGAGAGAAGAAATTATAGGGCAAATGGATCGTAATTTAAAGGTCATGGAGGAGGCTGTTGAACGAGGCTTAAAAGGCGTGCAGTCTGTGACAGGCTTAACAGGTGGAGATGCTGTATTACTTCAAACTTATATAGCACAAGGAAAATCTTTATCTGGAGATTTATTATTAGATGCTGTCAGCAAGGCGGTTGCAACAAATGAGGTTAATGCGGCGATGGGAACAATATGTGCAACACCAACCGCAGGCTCAGCTGGGGTTGTACCAGGTACATTATTTGCTGTCAAAAATAAGTTAAATCCAACGCGAGAGCAAATGATTCGCTATTTATTTACTTCTGGTGCCTTTGGCTTTGTGGTTGCCAATAATGCCTCCATTTCTGGTGCTGCTGGTGGCTGTCAGGCAGAGGTTGGCTCAGCAGCAGGTATGGCTGCGGCAGCTATCGTTGAAATGGCTGGCGGTACGCCGCAGCAATGTTCTGAAGCATTTGCGATTACACTTAAAAATATGCTAGGCCTTGTTTGTGATCCTGTAGCTGGGTTAGTGGAAGTCCCATGTGTGAAACGAAATGCAATGGGGGCCGCTAATTCACTTGTGGCAGCTGATATGGCCCTCGCAGGTGTCACAAGCCGTATTCCTTGTGATGAAGTAATTGGGGCGATGTATCGTATCGGACAATCTATGAGTCCTAATTTAAAGGAAACTGCCCGAGGTGGTTTGGCTGCGACACCTACAGGCAAAGCGATCAGTAAAGCCATTTTAGAAAATGGTGGATTACAGAGTATTAAAGCAATTCAATAAGTTGCTGACTAAACATGCTATCTATTTATGGGGTAGCATGTTTATTTTATCACGATGGGTTAGTACTTTAGCACCCTCTACATACTTGGAAATAACATTCTCTTACGTTTCATTATTTTTGATAGTATGATATTTAATAAAAAAATTTAAATTGATTTTCTAACAAGGGTGTGAGTGAGGTAATGGATTTACGCAATTTAAAAACATTCCACGTTGTTTCGACTTATCTTAATTTTACCAAAGCAGCTCAACTATTAAATTACAGTCAGCCAACGATTAGCCAGCAAATTAAGGCGTTAGAGGATGAGATAGGCCATACTTTAATCAATAGGATGGGAAAGAAAATGTTTCTTTCTCAAGTCGGAAAGATTTTAAAGGAGCATACAGATAAATTATTTAACATCCTAGAAGAAATGGAGGAGGATTTGAAAAATTTTGAAAAGCCTTATGGTCATTTAACAATTGCCGCTCCAGAATTTTATTGTGGATATTATTTATCCCATATTATAGGTTCATTTTTAAAGCTATATCCACAGGTAAATTTAAAGCTTCTATGTGCGAACAGTAAGGAAACAGCTGCACTTGTAAGCTCTAATCAGGCAGATTTAGGATTTGTAGCAGGAAAGCCTAATTATTCAGGTATAGAAGGAGTTCTACTTGAGGAAGAGGATTTAGTACTAGTCGGTAACCCTAATATTATAAAGGACAGAACAATTGAAGAAATATTTGATGAATACCCATTTATAACCTACGGATTGGATGATAATATAAGAAGTTGCCTTCGTGACATTCAATGTGATCCAAAAACAATTGTCGAATTTGGAAGTGAAGAGGCTATAAAAAGAGCGGCTGTGGGACAAGTGGGTTTAGCATTACTAAGTGATATATTGATAAAAAAGGAGGTAAATAAGGGAAGTCTTCAGGTGTTAAATCGTTTTCCTAAAAGGTTACCAACATATTTGATTTATCCACATAATTCTAAGGAATTTAGTAATGTAAGTACGTTTATCGATTTAGTGAAAGATACTTGGCGAACGATTTAAATATAAAAATGAAATGACCATCGCTCTTTTCTGCAAATGTATTGTAGAATGGAGCGTTTTTATTATCAAATTTTTAATAACATAAATAGGAAAACATAGGAAATGTTCTTTATCTATATGTAAATTTATCAATAGTTACTATTAGAAATAGCAATTTTTTATTTTCGATACTATCACTTACAATTTAGAAGACGGAAATTTCAAAAAAAGGGGATGACGTTGTGGGAGAAATAAAAGCGTTTATAAAATGGGGGACTGCTTATGGGTAAATTTGTAACTAAAAAAGATATAGAATTAAATGATCAACAGAAAGGAATAAATGTATATGTCTTAATATTTTGCCTTATCATTCTATCGGCTGTGTTGACGTATATCATTCCGGCAGGTGAGTTTCAACGAGAAGAATTGAATGGGCGAGAAGTGATCCAGCCAGGGACCTTTACTTACACGGATATGAACCCAATAGGATTTTTGGATGTTTTTAGCAGTATTCATTCAGGTATGATGCAGGGTGCGAGTATTATTTTCTTTGTTTTAATTGTTGGAGGAACCTTTGGAATACTCTCAGCAACAGGGGCATTAGAATCGTTTATTGCAATGCTGTCAGTGAAAATGGCAAAGCGTGAGATGTTGATTATTCCCGTGTTAATGTTATTTTTCGCATGTGCAGGTTCATTAATGGGAATGTCTGATGAAACAATCGTTTATGTGGGTATACTTGTCCCACTTGCTATTGCTTTGGGCTTTGATGCTATTACAGGATTCGCTATTGTCATTCTTGGAGCATCAGTTGGCTTTTCAGCAGCAGTAATGAATCCATTCACTGTCGGGATAGCGCAAGAAATAGCTGGACTGCCACTGTTCTCTGGCATTGCTTTACGTCTTATCATTTTTGTCATTTTATATGTCTCAGCTACCGTTTATGTCTATCGCTATGCTAGGAAGGTAAAAAATAACCCTTCACTCGGTTTCTATGGAAATTTTAAATTTGGCAATAAGGAGGGGCTTGCGAATCAGTCAATCAAGATGGAATTAAGTCATAAGCTCGTTATGTTAACATTTCTCTTGAATTTCGTTGTCCTGATGTATGGTGTCATAAAATTAGGATGGTATATTACTGAAATAGCTGGCTTGTTTTTATTATTTGGTATTTTAATGGGGCTTATTGGAAAGCTATCGCCATCTCGAATTGCTAATTCCTTTATGAAAGGTGCGGGAGATTTAATTGGTGGTGCATTAATTATTGGGTTAGCTCAAACGATTCTTGTAATTTTTAATAATTCCGGGCTTATCGATACTATTTTATATCATACAGCCTCAATACTTGATACTATTCCTCCAGCATTAAATGCGGTAGGTATGTTTGTTTTCCAACTATTTTTGAATTTTTTGGTGCCATCAGGGAGCGGACAAGCTGCCTTAACTATGCCTATCATGGCTCCTTTATCTGATATGATCGGTGTTACAAGGCAAACGGCAGTTCTTGCCTATCAATTTGGT
This window harbors:
- the sdaAA gene encoding L-serine ammonia-lyase, iron-sulfur-dependent, subunit alpha, whose product is MDVLFHNVRELVQRAEQEGKLISEIMIEQEMLITGRSREEIIGQMDRNLKVMEEAVERGLKGVQSVTGLTGGDAVLLQTYIAQGKSLSGDLLLDAVSKAVATNEVNAAMGTICATPTAGSAGVVPGTLFAVKNKLNPTREQMIRYLFTSGAFGFVVANNASISGAAGGCQAEVGSAAGMAAAAIVEMAGGTPQQCSEAFAITLKNMLGLVCDPVAGLVEVPCVKRNAMGAANSLVAADMALAGVTSRIPCDEVIGAMYRIGQSMSPNLKETARGGLAATPTGKAISKAILENGGLQSIKAIQ
- a CDS encoding LysR family transcriptional regulator, whose protein sequence is MDLRNLKTFHVVSTYLNFTKAAQLLNYSQPTISQQIKALEDEIGHTLINRMGKKMFLSQVGKILKEHTDKLFNILEEMEEDLKNFEKPYGHLTIAAPEFYCGYYLSHIIGSFLKLYPQVNLKLLCANSKETAALVSSNQADLGFVAGKPNYSGIEGVLLEEEDLVLVGNPNIIKDRTIEEIFDEYPFITYGLDDNIRSCLRDIQCDPKTIVEFGSEEAIKRAAVGQVGLALLSDILIKKEVNKGSLQVLNRFPKRLPTYLIYPHNSKEFSNVSTFIDLVKDTWRTI
- a CDS encoding putative basic amino acid antiporter YfcC, which codes for MGKFVTKKDIELNDQQKGINVYVLIFCLIILSAVLTYIIPAGEFQREELNGREVIQPGTFTYTDMNPIGFLDVFSSIHSGMMQGASIIFFVLIVGGTFGILSATGALESFIAMLSVKMAKREMLIIPVLMLFFACAGSLMGMSDETIVYVGILVPLAIALGFDAITGFAIVILGASVGFSAAVMNPFTVGIAQEIAGLPLFSGIALRLIIFVILYVSATVYVYRYARKVKNNPSLGFYGNFKFGNKEGLANQSIKMELSHKLVMLTFLLNFVVLMYGVIKLGWYITEIAGLFLLFGILMGLIGKLSPSRIANSFMKGAGDLIGGALIIGLAQTILVIFNNSGLIDTILYHTASILDTIPPALNAVGMFVFQLFLNFLVPSGSGQAALTMPIMAPLSDMIGVTRQTAVLAYQFGDGMSNIIFPTVGFLMAGLSIAGIPWGKWIRWILPFMLLQVTVAVVSLIIAQIIQYGPF